A genomic stretch from Mesoplodon densirostris isolate mMesDen1 chromosome 3, mMesDen1 primary haplotype, whole genome shotgun sequence includes:
- the LOC132486397 gene encoding transcription initiation factor TFIID subunit 7-like produces MSKSKDDAPHELESQFILRLPPEYASTVRRAIQSGHVNLKDRLTIELHPDGRHGIVRVDQVPLASKLVDLPCVMESLKTIDKKTFYKTADISQMLVCTADGDLYPPVEEPVATADPKASKKKDKDKEKKFIWNHGITLPLKNVRKRRFRKTAKKKYIESPDVEKEVKRLLSTDAEAVSTRWEIIAEDETKEAESQGLDISSPGMSGHRQGHDPLEHDELREIFNDLSSSSEDEDETQHQDEEDINIIDTEEDLERQLQHKLNESDEHHQENEETNQLVMGIQKQIDNMKGKLQETQDRAKRQEDLIMKVENLALKSRFQAVLDELKQKEDREKEQLSSLQEELESLLEK; encoded by the coding sequence atgagtAAGAGCAAAGATGATGCTCCTCACGAACTAGAGAGCCAGTTTATCTTACGCCTACCTCCGGAGTATGCCTCTACTGTGAGGCGGGCGATACAGTCTGGTCATGTCAACCTGAAGGACAGACTGACAATTGAGTTACACCCTGATGGGCGTCATGGAATTGTCAGAGTGGACCAGGTCCCATTGGCGTCAAAATTGGTAGATCTGCCATGTGTTATggaaagtttgaaaaccattgatAAAAAAACCTTTTACAAGACAGCTGATATCTCTCAGATGCTTGTCTGTACAGCTGATGGTGATCTCTATCCTCCTGTTGAGGAACCAGTTGCCACTGCTGATCccaaagcaagcaagaaaaaggataaggacaaagagaaaaagtttatatggaaccatGGAATTACTCTGCCTCTaaaaaatgtcagaaagagaaggttCCGTAAGacagcaaagaagaaatatattgaGTCTCCAGATgtggaaaaagaagtaaagcGGTTGCTGAGCACAGATGCTGAAGCTGTCAGTACCCGTTGGGAAATAATTGCTGAAGATGaaacaaaagaagcagaaagTCAAGGCCTTGATATCTCTTCCCCAGGAATGTCTGGCCACAGGCAGGGCCATGACCCATTAGAACATGATGAGCTTCGGGAGATATTCAATGACCTCAGCAGCAGCAGTGAAGATGAAGATGAGACACAGCATCAAGatgaagaagatataaacatCATTGACACTGAGGAAGATCTGGAAAGGCAGCTACAGCACAAGCTAAATGAGTCAGATGAACACCACCAAGAAAACGAGGAAACGAATCAGCTGGTTATGGGAATTCAGAAACAGATTGATAACATGAAAGGCAAGCTCCAAGAGACCCAGGACAGGGCAAAGCGACAGGAGGATCTCATCATGAAAGTGGAAAACCTGGCTCTCAAGAGCAGATTTCAGGCTGTGCTGGATGAACTGAAACAAAAGGAAGACCGAGAAAAGGAGCAGCTCAGCTCTTTGCAAGAAGAGCTAGAATCACTCCTAGAGAAGTGA